The following coding sequences lie in one Lysobacter capsici genomic window:
- a CDS encoding formimidoylglutamate deiminase: MTTPASQRIWTPAGWRGDAAGDRVVPGIANLHSHAFQRAMAGMAERQTNPADSFWTWRETMYRFAARFTPEALHAVATQLYVEMLEAGYTSVCEFHYLHHAPDGRPYADPAAMSRALIAAARETGIRMTLLPVLYMTGGFDERPLGERQRRFGHDVEAYLKLLDTLRGETDALLRVGCCLHSLRAVPPGPMRDVLAALPSDSRVHVHIAEQVAEVEDCLAVRKARPVQWLLDNAQVDERWTLVHATHLDEAEVQGIARCGATVAICTTTEANLGDGFFPLRDYLDAGGFWGVGSDSHISVSPVEELRWLEYGQRLLTRRRNIAVSQASSSVGETLLRDVVASASRSTGFDQASLDGDTLTLDGDAPALAGASDEDCVDRWLFSGNRSVLREVHVGGRQVVADGRHRDREAIAARYGRTLRALLAD, encoded by the coding sequence ATGACCACTCCCGCCTCCCAACGCATCTGGACCCCCGCCGGCTGGCGCGGCGACGCCGCCGGCGATCGCGTCGTGCCGGGCATCGCCAACCTGCATTCGCACGCGTTCCAGCGCGCGATGGCCGGCATGGCCGAGCGCCAGACCAACCCCGCCGACAGCTTCTGGACCTGGCGCGAAACCATGTACCGGTTCGCCGCGCGCTTCACCCCCGAGGCGTTGCATGCGGTCGCCACCCAGTTGTACGTGGAGATGCTCGAAGCCGGCTACACCAGCGTGTGCGAGTTCCACTACCTGCATCACGCGCCCGACGGCCGGCCCTACGCCGACCCGGCGGCGATGTCGCGCGCGCTGATCGCCGCCGCGCGCGAAACCGGCATCCGCATGACGCTGCTGCCGGTGCTGTACATGACCGGCGGTTTCGACGAACGCCCGCTCGGCGAACGCCAGCGCCGCTTCGGTCACGACGTCGAGGCGTATCTCAAATTACTCGACACACTGCGCGGCGAAACCGACGCGCTGCTGCGAGTGGGCTGCTGCCTGCACAGCCTGCGCGCGGTGCCGCCGGGGCCGATGCGCGACGTGCTCGCGGCGTTGCCGTCCGACAGCCGCGTGCATGTGCATATCGCCGAACAGGTCGCCGAGGTGGAGGATTGCCTCGCCGTGCGCAAGGCGCGGCCGGTGCAGTGGCTGCTGGACAATGCCCAGGTCGACGAACGCTGGACCCTGGTGCATGCCACCCATCTCGACGAGGCGGAAGTGCAGGGCATCGCCCGCTGCGGCGCGACCGTGGCGATCTGCACCACCACCGAGGCCAATCTGGGCGACGGCTTCTTCCCGCTGCGCGATTACCTCGATGCCGGCGGGTTCTGGGGCGTCGGGTCGGACTCGCATATCTCGGTGTCGCCGGTCGAGGAGCTGCGCTGGCTGGAGTACGGCCAGCGTCTGCTCACGCGTCGGCGCAACATCGCGGTCAGCCAGGCATCGAGCAGCGTCGGCGAAACCTTGCTGCGCGACGTGGTCGCGAGCGCGTCGCGTTCGACCGGGTTCGATCAGGCCAGCCTCGATGGCGACACGTTGACTCTCGACGGCGATGCGCCGGCCTTGGCCGGCGCGAGCGATGAGGATTGCGTCGACCGCTGGTTGTTCAGCGGCAATCGCAGCGTGCTGCGCGAGGTGCATGTCGGCGGGCGGCAGGTCGTGGCCGACGGGCGTCATCGCGATCGTGAGGCGATCGCGGCGCGGTATGGGCGGACCTTGCGGGCGTTGCTGGCCGATTGA
- a CDS encoding 30S ribosomal protein THX, with protein sequence MGKGDRKTAKGKRYNSSYGNARSKAVTKAAGTAAAPAVKKAAKTAVAKAPAKKVVAKKAASKE encoded by the coding sequence ATGGGTAAAGGCGACCGCAAGACCGCCAAGGGCAAGCGCTACAACTCCAGCTACGGCAACGCCCGCAGCAAGGCCGTGACCAAGGCCGCCGGCACCGCCGCCGCCCCGGCGGTGAAGAAGGCCGCCAAGACCGCCGTCGCCAAGGCGCCGGCCAAGAAGGTCGTCGCGAAGAAGGCCGCGAGCAAGGAATAA
- a CDS encoding methylated-DNA--[protein]-cysteine S-methyltransferase, with the protein MSTNIRLKDDAVTYQHIDSPVGRLLLASGDDGLRLIEFEAPWHPVSMGDGWREGDDAVLAATRKQLAEYFAGTRKDFDMPLAPHGTPFQMQCWRTLALIGWGETWSYGQMARHMGQPTATRAVGAANGRNPLPIVLPCHRVIGADGSLTGFGGGLPTKQFLLTHEGVLGKPAPIADLFAV; encoded by the coding sequence ATGAGTACGAACATCCGACTCAAGGACGACGCGGTCACCTACCAGCACATCGACAGCCCGGTCGGGCGCCTGCTGCTCGCCAGCGGCGACGACGGCCTGCGCCTGATCGAATTCGAAGCGCCGTGGCATCCGGTGTCGATGGGCGATGGCTGGCGCGAAGGCGACGATGCGGTGCTGGCCGCGACCCGCAAGCAGCTCGCCGAGTATTTCGCCGGCACGCGCAAGGATTTCGATATGCCGCTGGCCCCGCACGGCACGCCGTTCCAGATGCAATGCTGGCGCACGCTCGCGCTGATCGGATGGGGCGAGACCTGGAGTTATGGGCAGATGGCGCGGCACATGGGTCAGCCCACCGCGACCCGCGCGGTCGGCGCCGCCAACGGGCGTAATCCGCTGCCGATCGTGCTGCCTTGTCATCGCGTGATCGGCGCCGATGGCAGTCTGACCGGGTTCGGCGGTGGGCTGCCGACCAAGCAGTTTCTGCTGACGCATGAAGGGGTTTTGGGCAAACCCGCGCCGATCGCGGATCTGTTTGCGGTTTGA
- a CDS encoding DUF6348 family protein produces the protein MSESTDAQATHAFEPSPANPGSASYGHLTFAPEGEESWVEPFDLTELAAKVLGELGHEVRIDGDWIELPASGLYLLPQLIEFDIRPDGNIHVATTLQCNHATLLPQGLFEYQYSVQETFDEAAAHGFNQWARTDLPVLLDATRDTAESCMQMRMEFPAEGDRPAYARRVLFGPVAHYGRVPRESATNGHGGDDESEHDFCPCCLFTNSIDTFKPLLQDQALYGLRLFASRDEDGECQSDCRANGEEWPQGLEALRAYAATWPGTHMEYRKQYVIVQSVVD, from the coding sequence ATGAGCGAATCCACCGACGCGCAGGCGACGCACGCGTTCGAACCGAGCCCGGCCAATCCGGGTTCGGCCAGTTACGGCCACCTGACCTTCGCCCCCGAGGGCGAGGAAAGCTGGGTCGAACCGTTCGACCTGACCGAACTGGCGGCGAAGGTGCTCGGCGAACTCGGCCACGAGGTCCGCATCGACGGCGATTGGATCGAGCTGCCGGCCAGCGGCCTGTACCTGCTGCCGCAGTTGATCGAGTTCGACATCCGTCCTGACGGCAACATCCACGTCGCCACGACCCTGCAGTGCAACCATGCAACCTTGTTGCCGCAGGGTCTGTTCGAGTACCAGTACTCGGTCCAGGAGACCTTCGACGAGGCCGCCGCGCACGGTTTCAATCAATGGGCGCGCACCGACCTGCCGGTGCTGCTCGATGCGACCCGCGACACGGCCGAATCGTGCATGCAGATGCGCATGGAGTTCCCCGCCGAAGGCGATCGGCCGGCGTACGCGCGACGCGTGCTGTTCGGGCCGGTCGCGCATTACGGCCGGGTGCCGCGCGAGTCCGCCACGAATGGCCACGGCGGCGATGACGAGAGCGAGCACGACTTCTGTCCCTGCTGTCTGTTCACTAATTCCATCGATACCTTCAAACCGCTGTTGCAGGACCAGGCGCTGTACGGCCTGCGCCTGTTCGCTTCGCGCGACGAAGACGGCGAGTGCCAGTCCGACTGCCGCGCCAACGGCGAGGAATGGCCGCAGGGCCTGGAGGCTTTGCGCGCCTACGCCGCCACCTGGCCGGGCACGCACATGGAATACCGCAAGCAGTACGTGATCGTGCAGAGCGTCGTCGACTGA
- a CDS encoding dipeptidase codes for MRIAVLALAVTAVASSPLIAQADQPLSAGQRFAQDAIIVDTHIDAPSLLLRNWNDLGLDTPKVEFDYPRARQGGLDVAFMSIYTSPAEDAAGTATQTAHTQIDAVEAMVGRRPDQFAVLRSPKDFERLHQRGQRVLLALGMENGAPIGDDLSRLKLFHDRGVRYITLAHSEDNRISDSSYDKHHKWKGLSPFGEKVVDEMNRLGIMIDVSHLSDDAVRDVLARSKAPVTASHSGLRHFTPGFERNLSDELAKAVADKGGVVQVVFGNAFVDPASAADTQAYFDASAKFELEQAAARARGDKPRSEKEFDDAWQAAHPPRTVKIDAVLDQIDYGVKLLGADHVGIGSDFDGVSGALPEGLKSVADYPNLIDGLKVRGHSDETIRKVLGGNLLRVWGRVEALATP; via the coding sequence GTGCGCATCGCCGTTCTCGCCCTAGCTGTCACTGCTGTAGCCTCGTCACCGCTGATCGCGCAAGCCGACCAGCCCCTCAGCGCGGGCCAGCGCTTCGCCCAGGACGCGATCATCGTCGATACCCACATCGACGCGCCCAGCCTGCTGCTGCGCAACTGGAACGACCTCGGCCTGGACACGCCCAAGGTCGAGTTCGACTACCCGCGCGCGCGCCAGGGCGGGCTCGATGTCGCCTTCATGTCGATCTACACCTCGCCGGCCGAAGACGCCGCCGGCACCGCGACCCAGACCGCGCACACCCAGATCGATGCGGTCGAGGCGATGGTCGGGCGCCGTCCCGACCAGTTCGCGGTGCTGCGCAGCCCGAAGGATTTCGAACGCCTGCACCAGCGCGGCCAGCGCGTGCTGCTGGCGCTGGGCATGGAAAACGGCGCGCCGATCGGCGACGACCTGTCCAGGCTCAAGCTGTTCCATGATCGCGGCGTGCGCTACATCACCCTCGCCCACAGCGAGGACAACCGGATCAGCGATTCGTCCTACGACAAGCACCACAAGTGGAAGGGCCTGAGCCCGTTCGGCGAGAAAGTCGTCGACGAAATGAACCGGCTCGGCATCATGATCGACGTCTCGCACCTGTCCGACGACGCGGTGCGCGACGTGCTCGCGCGCAGCAAGGCGCCGGTGACCGCCAGCCACTCGGGCCTGCGCCATTTCACTCCCGGCTTCGAACGCAACCTCAGCGATGAGCTGGCCAAGGCGGTCGCCGACAAGGGCGGCGTGGTCCAGGTGGTGTTCGGCAACGCCTTCGTCGATCCGGCCTCGGCCGCCGACACGCAAGCCTATTTCGACGCCAGCGCCAAGTTCGAGCTCGAACAGGCCGCGGCGCGCGCGCGCGGCGACAAGCCGCGCAGCGAAAAGGAATTCGACGACGCCTGGCAGGCCGCGCATCCGCCGCGCACGGTCAAGATCGACGCGGTGCTCGATCAGATCGACTACGGCGTCAAGCTGCTCGGCGCCGATCACGTCGGCATCGGCTCGGACTTCGACGGCGTCAGCGGCGCCCTGCCCGAAGGGCTCAAGTCGGTCGCCGACTATCCGAACCTGATCGACGGGCTGAAGGTGCGCGGCCATTCCGACGAGACCATTCGCAAGGTGCTCGGCGGCAATCTGCTGCGCGTGTGGGGCCGGGTCGAGGCCTTGGCGACGCCATGA
- a CDS encoding outer membrane beta-barrel protein, with protein MKKQLALALLLATASSAAAAADGLSYSYVEVGASQSKVELPTVDANFSVDDIKANGGYLRGSVALGDAFHLFGGYRQGDDDVAVRFRNVKIGETNIDLAQYEIGFGYHHTLSERVDWTGELSYVGTDVDVEGGGDFDRADDFRASVGLRGKLARNFEGWVKANYTDGDAYDSEFSGTIGAQIKFNHIWGIVGEAEFGDTHNQLSLGVRASF; from the coding sequence ATGAAGAAGCAACTCGCGCTGGCTCTCCTTCTCGCCACCGCTTCCTCGGCCGCCGCGGCCGCCGACGGCCTGAGCTATTCCTACGTCGAAGTCGGCGCTTCGCAGAGCAAGGTCGAGCTGCCGACGGTCGACGCCAACTTCTCGGTCGACGACATCAAGGCCAACGGCGGCTACCTGCGCGGTTCGGTCGCGCTCGGCGATGCGTTCCACCTGTTCGGCGGCTACCGCCAGGGCGACGACGATGTCGCGGTGCGTTTTCGCAACGTCAAGATCGGCGAAACCAACATCGACCTGGCCCAGTACGAAATCGGCTTCGGTTACCACCACACGCTGTCCGAGCGCGTCGACTGGACCGGCGAGCTGAGCTACGTGGGCACCGACGTGGACGTCGAGGGCGGCGGTGATTTCGATCGCGCCGACGACTTCCGCGCCTCGGTCGGTCTGCGCGGCAAGCTGGCCCGCAACTTCGAAGGCTGGGTCAAGGCCAACTACACCGACGGCGATGCGTACGACAGCGAATTCAGCGGCACCATCGGCGCCCAGATCAAGTTCAACCACATCTGGGGCATCGTCGGCGAAGCCGAATTCGGCGACACCCACAATCAGCTGAGCCTCGGCGTGCGCGCCAGCTTCTGA
- the hutI gene encoding imidazolonepropionase: protein MTASTSAPHGHRYDGLILGASLATLDCADGYGEIADAALAWRDGRIAHIGPRAALDGEPAELAATLIQADGWITPGLIDCHTHLVFAGDRAREFELRLQGASYEAIARAGGGIVSSVRATREASEDELLRQSLPRARALLADGATSLEIKSGYGLDFDNERKMLRVARRIGEILGVQVRTTYLGAHALPPEYSDRADAYIDAVCEWMPLLHAESLVDAVDAFCEGIGFSPAQTRRVFETARALGLPVKLHADQLSDLGGGALAAAFDGLSADHVEHTSLDSVRAMAEHGTVAVLLPGAFHVLRETKLPPLQAFREHGVAMAVATDCNPGTSPLLSLRQAMQLSCTHFRLTPEEALRGATVHAARALGLVDAGVLRVGARADFVQWDIGHPAELCYWLGGRLARRVVAGGGVVVERGE, encoded by the coding sequence ATGACCGCCTCTACTTCTGCCCCTCACGGCCACCGCTACGACGGCCTGATCCTCGGCGCTTCGCTGGCCACCCTCGACTGCGCCGACGGCTACGGCGAGATCGCCGACGCCGCGCTGGCCTGGCGCGACGGCCGCATCGCCCACATCGGCCCGCGCGCCGCGCTGGATGGCGAGCCGGCCGAACTGGCCGCGACGTTGATCCAGGCCGACGGCTGGATTACCCCCGGCCTGATCGACTGCCACACCCATCTGGTGTTCGCCGGCGACCGCGCGCGCGAGTTCGAACTGCGCCTGCAGGGCGCGAGTTACGAAGCCATCGCCCGCGCCGGCGGCGGCATCGTGTCCAGCGTGCGCGCCACCCGCGAAGCCAGCGAGGACGAACTGCTGCGCCAGTCGCTGCCGCGCGCGCGCGCGCTGCTGGCCGACGGCGCGACCAGCCTGGAGATCAAGTCCGGCTACGGCCTGGACTTCGACAACGAACGCAAGATGCTGCGGGTCGCGCGCCGGATCGGCGAGATCCTCGGCGTGCAGGTGCGCACGACCTACCTCGGCGCGCACGCGCTGCCGCCCGAATACAGCGACCGCGCCGACGCCTACATCGACGCGGTCTGCGAGTGGATGCCGCTTCTGCATGCGGAATCGTTGGTCGATGCGGTCGATGCGTTCTGCGAAGGCATCGGCTTCAGCCCGGCGCAGACCCGGCGCGTGTTCGAAACCGCGCGCGCGCTCGGCCTGCCGGTCAAGCTGCATGCCGACCAGCTCAGCGACCTTGGCGGCGGCGCGCTCGCCGCCGCGTTCGATGGGCTGTCGGCCGACCACGTCGAACACACCTCGCTGGACAGCGTGCGCGCGATGGCCGAACACGGCACGGTCGCGGTGCTGCTGCCCGGCGCGTTCCATGTGCTGCGCGAAACCAAGCTGCCGCCGCTGCAAGCGTTCCGCGAGCACGGCGTGGCGATGGCGGTGGCGACCGACTGCAACCCGGGCACCTCGCCCTTGCTGTCGCTGCGCCAGGCCATGCAGTTGTCCTGCACGCATTTCCGCCTGACCCCCGAGGAAGCGCTGCGCGGCGCGACCGTGCATGCGGCGCGCGCGCTGGGGCTGGTGGATGCGGGCGTGCTGCGGGTCGGCGCGCGCGCGGACTTCGTGCAGTGGGATATCGGGCATCCGGCCGAGCTGTGCTATTGGCTTGGCGGGCGGCTGGCGCGGCGGGTGGTTGCGGGGGGAGGGGTGGTGGTGGAGCGCGGCGAGTAG
- a CDS encoding DNA-3-methyladenine glycosylase 2 family protein, whose translation MNSKSDPVAIPAPSASLPQWQVCEQARLSRDPRFDGLFFTAVTSTGIYCRPVCPAPAAKRENVKYFGHAAAAEAAGFRPCLRCRPELSPAEGAWRRGDAAIARALKLIDEGALAEQPLAALAERVGLGERQLRRLFVDRLGAPPIGVHGTRRLLFAKQLLTETRLPITEVAMAAGFGSLRRFNTTFREAYRMAPRDLRRHPNEPPNSDGETLVLRLGYRPPYDFALMLDFLRGRALPGVEVVDEHSYSRVIGPIETPGWLRVSAWPNAKNEPQHALKLELHGPAPARLLEIINRLRRMFDLDADPNAIGAALSVDPRLRALVAKRPGLRLPSGWDGFEISVRAILGQQVSVAAARTLAARTAQRFDQPLPKAFGPGLEHLFPTPEALADADLAEIGLTRARADTVRTVARALLDGRVDFRTERTLDEFVARWVALPGIGPWTAHYIALRALGHPDAFPADDLVLQKALPEDGIRMSAKALNARAEAWRPWRAYAVIQIWRDSMSTPLAKTAAKSAPAIEPPSHPPMKTRKARKAA comes from the coding sequence ATGAACAGCAAATCCGACCCCGTCGCCATCCCCGCCCCAAGCGCCTCGCTGCCCCAGTGGCAAGTGTGCGAACAGGCCCGGCTCAGCCGCGATCCGCGCTTCGACGGACTGTTCTTCACCGCGGTCACCAGCACCGGTATCTATTGCCGGCCGGTGTGCCCGGCGCCGGCGGCCAAGCGCGAGAACGTCAAATACTTCGGCCACGCCGCCGCGGCCGAAGCCGCCGGGTTCCGGCCGTGCCTGCGCTGCCGTCCGGAGTTGTCGCCGGCCGAAGGCGCTTGGCGCCGTGGCGATGCGGCGATCGCGCGCGCGCTCAAGTTGATCGACGAGGGCGCGCTGGCCGAGCAGCCGCTGGCCGCGCTGGCCGAACGCGTCGGGCTCGGCGAACGCCAGTTGCGGCGTTTGTTTGTCGATCGCCTCGGCGCGCCGCCGATCGGCGTTCATGGCACCCGCCGTCTGCTGTTCGCCAAGCAATTGCTGACCGAAACCCGCCTGCCGATCACCGAAGTCGCGATGGCCGCCGGGTTCGGCAGCCTGCGCCGCTTCAACACCACCTTCCGCGAGGCCTATCGGATGGCGCCGCGCGATCTGCGCCGGCATCCGAACGAGCCCCCGAACAGCGACGGCGAAACGCTGGTGCTGCGGCTGGGTTATCGGCCGCCGTACGACTTCGCGCTGATGCTGGATTTCCTGCGCGGGCGCGCCCTGCCGGGCGTGGAAGTCGTCGACGAACACAGCTACAGCCGGGTGATCGGGCCGATCGAAACGCCGGGCTGGCTCCGGGTCAGCGCCTGGCCCAATGCCAAGAACGAGCCACAGCACGCGCTCAAGCTCGAATTGCATGGGCCGGCGCCGGCGCGCTTGCTGGAAATCATCAATCGCCTGCGGCGGATGTTCGATCTGGACGCCGACCCCAATGCGATCGGCGCGGCGCTGTCGGTCGATCCGCGGCTGCGCGCGCTGGTCGCCAAGCGTCCCGGGCTGCGGCTGCCCAGCGGCTGGGACGGTTTCGAAATCTCGGTGCGCGCGATCCTCGGCCAACAGGTCAGCGTCGCCGCCGCGCGCACGCTCGCCGCGCGCACCGCGCAACGTTTCGACCAGCCGTTGCCGAAAGCGTTCGGGCCCGGGCTGGAACATCTGTTCCCGACGCCCGAAGCGTTGGCCGATGCGGACCTGGCCGAAATCGGCCTGACCCGCGCACGCGCCGACACCGTGCGCACGGTGGCGCGCGCGCTGCTCGACGGCCGGGTCGACTTCCGCACCGAACGCACGCTCGACGAGTTCGTCGCGCGCTGGGTCGCGCTGCCCGGGATCGGGCCGTGGACCGCGCACTACATCGCGTTGCGCGCGCTCGGCCATCCCGATGCGTTCCCGGCCGACGATCTGGTCCTGCAAAAAGCCCTGCCCGAAGACGGTATCCGCATGAGCGCGAAAGCGCTCAACGCCCGCGCCGAAGCGTGGCGGCCGTGGCGCGCGTATGCGGTGATCCAGATCTGGCGCGACAGCATGTCCACGCCGCTCGCGAAGACCGCCGCCAAGTCCGCGCCCGCGATCGAACCGCCGAGCCATCCACCGATGAAGACACGCAAAGCGAGGAAGGCCGCATGA
- a CDS encoding MerC domain-containing protein, whose protein sequence is MPSFLRGLLDRIGAVGSLACAVHCAALPLLIAVLPSLGLSSWFGHRFEIAFVIFATLLGGFSVWSGYRRHHAVRALSLLIPGLIVLWSGVLYPPLHGALLPHAIVMTFGGTLVGLAHLANLRLNHGHVHDASCAH, encoded by the coding sequence ATGCCTTCATTTCTACGCGGCCTGTTGGACCGTATCGGCGCCGTCGGCTCGCTGGCCTGCGCCGTGCATTGCGCCGCCCTGCCGTTGCTGATCGCGGTGCTGCCCTCGCTGGGCCTGTCCAGCTGGTTCGGCCATCGCTTCGAAATCGCGTTCGTGATCTTCGCCACCTTGCTGGGCGGTTTCAGCGTGTGGTCGGGCTATCGCCGCCACCACGCGGTGCGCGCGCTGTCGCTGCTGATCCCGGGCCTGATCGTGCTGTGGAGCGGCGTGCTGTACCCGCCGCTGCACGGCGCGCTGTTGCCGCATGCGATCGTGATGACCTTCGGCGGCACCCTGGTCGGCCTGGCCCATCTGGCCAATCTGCGGCTCAACCACGGCCACGTCCACGACGCCAGCTGCGCCCACTGA
- a CDS encoding DUF4082 domain-containing protein, which translates to MHTTPGTEPARRRARRCFAIPERKRTRTDAKRVLSACILSLSALLCAGAAGAQNIAPAGTAYRWAHGLTPGADGRSETEPTSVRVAASLLNDGDDTVDVDLSGGQPEPINNYEAAGVIWRDRLRTIDRVEIVHGSWNSSGDGAFCAGLTLQFSNSFSGDWRNSGWTLQPAYQYDSSQTAGVTYTFRGPPSEVRAVRVTGQLHCTHNSSYWTNIREVRAFEAGRLSLWNDSAVPTVVDAPDPGGVELGLRFRSIQPGWIKGVRFYKAAANIGVHVGNLWSNDGVLLARANFVDETPSGWQRVAFATPVRIAADTTYVVSYYAPGGHYSADLDYFAAADYANGPLRALRDGSDGGNGNYRYGAQSAFPDATWRSANYWVDVEFAPLDGDTTAPTVPTGVRAVVGDATTVSLNWDTSSDDTGAVRYRVYLDNNPVALGEVDVPAFVHDDAQPQTTYSYRVSAVDAAGNESARSAAITVTTPPASSTRSCPPFPAFPNAACTGVPAGQALTTINGSLSSTRDGQVINAMLITGDLVIRHHNVTVSNSRIKGFVDNRNVRNLVLKDVDVGPDACPAVNNGGRRLITGDNGYTLIRAHLHHNGDDMLITGGGEPVVIQDSLIHNTCFYPDDHLDAVQFYSPGQVGHVSIVHSNIDARPVNTSGYGNAAVFWADRPGAGSTLTIRESRLAGGGYTLAPYDSGLGSGVVIEVSDTRFVRNSQWGSACYVGNHSPANHSPTIAYNGNEGIKWLRNAWDDGTPLASCQ; encoded by the coding sequence ATGCACACCACCCCAGGCACCGAGCCTGCGCGTCGCCGCGCGCGCCGCTGTTTCGCAATACCCGAACGCAAGCGAACCCGCACCGACGCGAAGCGCGTGTTGTCGGCCTGCATCCTGTCGCTGTCCGCGTTGCTGTGCGCCGGCGCGGCCGGCGCGCAGAACATCGCGCCGGCCGGCACCGCCTACCGCTGGGCGCACGGGCTTACACCCGGCGCCGACGGCCGCAGCGAGACCGAACCGACCAGCGTGCGGGTGGCCGCGTCGCTGCTCAACGACGGCGACGACACGGTCGATGTCGACCTCAGTGGCGGCCAGCCCGAACCGATCAATAACTACGAAGCGGCCGGAGTGATATGGCGCGATCGACTACGCACCATCGACCGGGTCGAGATCGTCCACGGCAGTTGGAACAGCAGCGGCGACGGCGCGTTCTGCGCGGGGCTAACCCTGCAGTTCTCCAACAGCTTCAGCGGCGACTGGCGCAACAGCGGCTGGACCCTGCAACCGGCGTATCAATACGACTCCTCGCAGACCGCCGGCGTCACCTACACCTTCCGCGGCCCGCCGAGCGAAGTGCGCGCGGTGCGCGTCACCGGCCAGCTGCACTGCACCCACAACAGCTCGTACTGGACCAACATCCGCGAAGTGCGCGCGTTCGAAGCCGGCCGCCTGAGCCTGTGGAACGATAGCGCGGTGCCGACCGTGGTCGATGCGCCCGATCCCGGCGGGGTCGAACTGGGCCTGCGCTTCCGCAGCATCCAGCCGGGCTGGATCAAGGGCGTGCGCTTCTACAAGGCCGCGGCCAACATCGGCGTGCATGTCGGCAATCTGTGGAGCAACGACGGCGTCTTGCTGGCGCGCGCGAACTTCGTCGACGAAACACCGTCGGGCTGGCAGCGCGTCGCCTTTGCCACGCCGGTGCGGATCGCCGCCGATACGACCTACGTGGTGTCGTACTACGCGCCCGGCGGCCATTATTCGGCCGACCTGGACTATTTCGCCGCCGCCGACTACGCCAACGGCCCGTTGCGCGCATTGCGCGACGGCAGCGACGGCGGCAACGGCAACTACCGCTATGGCGCGCAAAGCGCATTCCCGGACGCGACCTGGCGCTCGGCGAACTACTGGGTCGATGTCGAATTCGCTCCACTCGACGGCGACACCACCGCACCGACGGTACCGACCGGAGTGCGCGCGGTCGTCGGCGATGCCACCACGGTGTCGTTGAACTGGGACACCAGCAGCGACGACACCGGCGCGGTGCGTTACCGCGTGTATCTCGACAACAACCCGGTCGCGCTGGGCGAAGTCGACGTGCCCGCGTTCGTGCACGACGACGCGCAGCCGCAAACGACCTACAGCTATCGGGTCAGCGCGGTCGATGCCGCCGGTAACGAATCGGCGCGATCGGCAGCGATCACCGTCACCACTCCGCCTGCGAGCAGCACGCGCAGTTGCCCGCCGTTCCCGGCGTTTCCGAACGCGGCCTGCACCGGCGTGCCCGCGGGCCAGGCGCTGACCACGATCAACGGCAGCCTCAGCAGCACCCGCGACGGCCAGGTGATCAACGCCATGCTGATCACCGGCGACCTGGTGATCCGCCATCACAACGTCACCGTGAGCAACAGCCGGATCAAGGGCTTCGTCGACAATCGCAACGTCCGCAACCTGGTGCTCAAGGACGTCGACGTCGGTCCCGACGCGTGCCCCGCGGTCAACAACGGCGGACGCCGCCTGATCACCGGCGACAACGGCTACACCCTGATCCGCGCCCACCTGCACCACAACGGCGACGACATGCTGATCACCGGCGGCGGCGAGCCGGTGGTGATCCAGGACAGCCTGATTCACAACACCTGTTTCTATCCCGACGATCATCTCGACGCGGTGCAGTTCTATTCGCCGGGTCAGGTCGGTCACGTCAGCATCGTGCACAGCAACATCGACGCGCGCCCGGTCAACACCTCCGGTTACGGCAACGCCGCGGTGTTCTGGGCCGATCGCCCGGGCGCGGGTTCGACCCTGACCATCCGCGAAAGCCGCCTCGCCGGCGGCGGTTACACCTTGGCGCCGTACGATTCCGGATTGGGTTCGGGGGTGGTGATCGAAGTCAGCGACACGCGGTTCGTGCGCAATTCGCAGTGGGGCAGCGCTTGTTACGTGGGCAACCACAGCCCGGCCAATCATTCGCCGACGATTGCGTACAACGGCAACGAGGGGATCAAGTGGCTGCGCAATGCGTGGGATGACGGGACGCCGTTGGCTAGTTGTCAGTAG